A genomic window from Chaetodon trifascialis isolate fChaTrf1 chromosome 22, fChaTrf1.hap1, whole genome shotgun sequence includes:
- the dera gene encoding deoxyribose-phosphate aldolase has protein sequence MSARNPGTKLDLEWISRVRVNTQAVLKRAQHIQGQKTPKKQWQAAWLLKAVTCIDLTTLAGDDTPSNVHRLCLKAIQPVRYDLLKKIDMHNKGVTTAAVCVYASRVADAVRSLKAANSSLPVASVATGFPAGQTPLETRLQEVRMAVADGATEIDIVINRTLAITGQWEAMYNEIRQFREACGDAHMKTILAIGELGTFTNVYKASLVAMMAGSDFIKTSTGKEAVNATYPVAIVMVRAIRDYFLCTGHKVGFKPAGGIRTAQESLLWLTLIKEELGNDWLSPHLFRLGASSLLADIERQIYHHVTGQYAAYHELPMA, from the exons ATGTCGGCCAGGAACCCAGGCACTAAGCTAG ACCTGGAGTGGATATCCAGAGTGAGAGTGAACACACAGGCTGTCCTGAAGAGAGCTCAGCACATCCAAGGACAAAAGACCCCGAAGAAACAGTGGCAG GCTGCCTGGCTGCTAAAGGCTGTCACATGTATCGACCTGACAACTCTGGCTGGAGATGATACACCGTCTAATGTCCACCGACTGTGTCTGAAAGCCATCCAGCCGGTCAGATACGACCTGCTCAAGAAGATCGATATGCACAACAAAG gAGTGacgacagcagcagtgtgtgtgtatgcatccCGTGTGGCTGATGCCGTCAGGTCACTAAAAGCAGCCAACTCCAGCCTTCCTGTTGCCTCAG TGGCCACTGGTTTCCCAGCAGGCCAGACACCACTGGAGACCCGCCTGCAAGAAGTCCGCATGGCAGTGGCTGATGGAGCCACCGAGATCGACATAGTCATCAACCGGACGCTTGCCATCACAGGACAGTGGGAAG CCATGTATAACGAGATCCGTCAGTTCCGGGAGGCCTGTGGTGATGCCCACATGAAAACCATCCTGGCTATTGGAGAGCTGGGCACCTTCACCAACGTCTACAAAGCCAGCCTGGTTGCCATGATGGCAG GTTCGGACTTCATCAAGACTTCGACAGGAAAGGAGGCTGTCAATGCGACCTACCCTGTCGCCATAGTGATGGTGAGGGCCATCCGTGACTACTTCTTGTGTACAGGCCACAAG gTGGGCTTTAAACCGGCCGGAGGAATCCGGACGGCTCAGGAATCTCTGCTGTGGCTCACTCTGATCAAAGAGGAGTTGGGCAATGACTGGCTCAGCCCTCACCTGTTCCGCCTGGGAGCCAGCAGCCTATTGGCTGACATCGAGAGGCAG ATCTACCATCATGTTACTGGACAGTACGCAGCCTATCATGAGCTGCCTATGGCCTGA